One window of the Pseudomonas sp. S04 genome contains the following:
- a CDS encoding SDR family oxidoreductase yields the protein MAFDSIFKPELFAGQNIIVTGGGSGIGRCTAHELAALGAHVLLVGRKAEKLQQVAAEIAADGGQASWQACDIREEEAVKQLVSELLKTHGPIHGLVNNAGGQYPAPLASITQKGFETVMRTNLVGGFLMAREVFNQSMCKTGGAIVNMLADMWGGMPGMGHSGAARSGMDNFTKTAAFEWGYAGVRVNAVAPGWIASSGMDTYEGAFKAVIPTLREHVPLKRIGSESEVSAAIVFLLSPAAAFVSGSTLRIDGAASLGSRAWPLHKAQHSESFNGFHRAFLPDVLKDED from the coding sequence GTGGCTTTTGATTCGATCTTCAAACCCGAGCTGTTTGCCGGTCAAAACATCATTGTCACCGGTGGCGGTAGTGGCATCGGCCGCTGCACCGCCCACGAGCTGGCAGCCCTTGGCGCCCACGTGCTGTTGGTGGGGCGCAAGGCGGAAAAACTGCAGCAGGTCGCCGCCGAAATTGCCGCCGACGGTGGCCAGGCCAGTTGGCAAGCTTGCGACATTCGTGAGGAGGAAGCGGTCAAGCAACTGGTCAGCGAACTGCTCAAGACCCACGGCCCGATTCATGGCCTGGTCAACAACGCCGGCGGCCAATACCCCGCGCCACTGGCGTCGATCACCCAGAAAGGCTTCGAGACGGTGATGCGCACTAACCTGGTGGGCGGTTTCCTGATGGCACGGGAGGTGTTCAACCAGTCCATGTGCAAGACCGGGGGCGCCATCGTCAACATGCTCGCCGACATGTGGGGCGGCATGCCGGGCATGGGCCACTCGGGGGCTGCACGCTCGGGCATGGACAACTTCACCAAGACCGCCGCCTTCGAATGGGGCTACGCCGGGGTCCGGGTCAATGCCGTGGCCCCCGGCTGGATTGCGTCCAGCGGCATGGACACCTATGAAGGCGCGTTCAAGGCGGTGATCCCGACCCTGCGCGAGCATGTGCCGCTCAAGCGCATTGGCAGCGAATCGGAAGTCAGCGCCGCCATCGTGTTCCTGCTGAGTCCTGCGGCCGCCTTTGTCAGCGGCAGCACCTTGCGCATCGACGGTGCAGCCAGTCTCGGCAGTCGGGCGTGGCCATTGCACAAGGCCCAGCACAGCGAGTCCTTCAATGGCTTTCACCGCGCCTTCCTGCCCGATGTACTCAAGGACGAGGACTAA
- the atuD gene encoding citronellyl-CoA dehydrogenase — protein sequence MIFTQEHEALRRTVRQFVDSQINPYVDEWEKAGRFPIHEIFRQAGELGLLGISKPEKFGGMGLDYSYSIVAAEEFGTIHCGGIPMSIGVQTDMCTPALARFGSDELREEFLRPAISGEQVGCIGVSEVGAGSDVAGLKTTARKDGDDYVINGSKMWITNAPSADFICLLANTSDDKAHINKSLIMVPMNTPGVSLGSHLDKLGMRSSETAQVFFDDVRVPQRYRIGHEGAGFMMQMLQFQEERLFGAANMIKGLEYCVDSTIEYCKERKTFGNALIDNQVIHFRLAELSTEIECLRALVYQATEQYVKGQDVTRLASMAKLKAGRLGREVSDSCLQYWGGMGFMWDNPVARAYRDVRLVSIGGGADEIMLGIICKLMGTLPGKKK from the coding sequence ATGATCTTTACCCAGGAACACGAAGCCCTGCGCCGTACCGTGCGCCAGTTTGTCGACAGCCAGATCAACCCCTACGTCGATGAGTGGGAGAAGGCCGGGCGCTTCCCGATCCACGAGATTTTTCGCCAGGCCGGCGAACTCGGCCTGCTGGGTATCAGCAAACCGGAAAAATTCGGCGGCATGGGGCTGGACTACAGCTATTCGATAGTCGCGGCCGAAGAGTTCGGCACCATTCACTGCGGCGGGATCCCCATGTCCATCGGCGTGCAGACCGACATGTGCACCCCGGCGCTGGCGCGCTTCGGCTCCGATGAACTGCGCGAGGAGTTCCTGCGTCCGGCCATCAGCGGCGAACAGGTCGGCTGCATTGGCGTCTCGGAAGTCGGCGCCGGGTCCGATGTCGCCGGGTTGAAGACCACCGCGCGCAAGGACGGCGACGACTACGTGATCAACGGCAGCAAGATGTGGATCACCAACGCACCGAGTGCCGATTTCATCTGCCTGCTGGCCAACACCTCCGACGACAAGGCGCACATCAATAAGTCGCTGATCATGGTGCCGATGAACACGCCTGGCGTCAGCCTCGGCTCGCACCTGGACAAACTGGGCATGCGCAGCTCGGAAACTGCCCAGGTATTCTTCGATGACGTGCGCGTGCCGCAACGCTACCGCATCGGCCACGAAGGGGCCGGGTTCATGATGCAGATGCTGCAGTTCCAGGAAGAACGCCTGTTCGGCGCGGCCAACATGATCAAGGGCCTGGAGTACTGCGTCGACAGCACCATCGAGTACTGCAAGGAACGCAAGACCTTCGGCAATGCCCTGATCGACAACCAGGTCATCCACTTCCGCCTGGCCGAACTGTCCACCGAGATCGAGTGCCTGCGGGCGTTGGTCTATCAAGCCACCGAGCAGTACGTCAAAGGCCAGGACGTCACCCGCCTGGCGTCCATGGCCAAGCTCAAGGCCGGTCGCCTGGGCCGGGAAGTCAGCGACAGTTGCCTGCAGTACTGGGGCGGCATGGGCTTCATGTGGGACAACCCGGTGGCCCGCGCCTATCGCGACGTGCGCCTGGTGTCGATCGGCGGCGGTGCCGACGAAATCATGCTGGGGATTATCTGCAAGCTGATGGGTACCCTGCCCGGGAAGAAAAAATGA
- a CDS encoding acyclic terpene utilization AtuA family protein codes for MNKTVRIGCASAFWGDTSTAAAQLVEGAALDYLVFDYLAEITMSLLAGARMKDPQAGYASDFVEVLSPLLGQIAEQRIRVISNAGGVNPLACAAALQRACDQAGVPLKIAVLLGDDLQPQFKQLAASGVREMFSAAPLPPVCVSTNAYLGAPGIVEALRLGADVVITGRVVDSAVVSAALVHEFGWAWHDYDRLAQAALAGHIIECGAQCTGGNFTDWQQVPDYEHIGFPVVEVSADGQFIVSKPEGSGGLVTPLSVGEQLLYEIGNPRAYLLPDVICDFSQVKLQQQGPNRVQVHGAKGLPAPAQYKVSATYPDGFRCTASCLIAGIDAVAKARRVSEAIINKTGQMFSQRGWAPYSEVHIELLGSEATYGPHGQRQDSREVVIKLAVRHPNKQALILFSREIAQAATGMAPGLTGIVGGRPTVYPLIRLFSFLIDKNACTLQIDLQGQRHPCTLPALDHLDSADLPLPFIAPKPQGRADASVALVKLAVARSGDKGNHSNIGVMARAPEYLPWIAEALTPEVVVDWMSHVLDPLLGRVERWYLPGSHSLNFLLENALGGGGVASLRIDPQGKAFAQQLLEIQIPVPQSIADQVN; via the coding sequence ATGAACAAGACGGTTCGTATCGGATGTGCCAGTGCCTTTTGGGGGGATACCTCGACCGCTGCCGCTCAACTGGTGGAAGGCGCCGCCCTGGACTATCTGGTCTTCGACTACCTGGCAGAAATCACCATGTCATTGCTGGCCGGGGCGCGCATGAAGGATCCCCAGGCCGGTTACGCCAGCGACTTCGTCGAGGTCCTCAGTCCGTTGCTCGGGCAGATCGCCGAACAGCGCATTCGGGTGATCAGCAACGCCGGCGGGGTCAATCCACTGGCCTGCGCCGCCGCCTTGCAGCGCGCCTGCGACCAGGCCGGCGTGCCCCTGAAGATCGCCGTCCTGCTGGGCGATGACCTGCAACCGCAGTTCAAGCAACTGGCCGCCAGTGGCGTGCGCGAGATGTTCAGCGCAGCGCCCCTGCCGCCCGTCTGCGTATCGACCAACGCCTACCTTGGCGCTCCCGGCATTGTTGAAGCCCTACGCCTGGGGGCGGACGTGGTCATCACCGGGCGAGTCGTGGACAGCGCGGTGGTCAGTGCAGCGCTGGTGCATGAGTTCGGCTGGGCGTGGCACGACTATGACCGCCTGGCCCAGGCAGCTCTGGCCGGGCACATCATCGAGTGCGGCGCACAGTGCACCGGCGGCAACTTCACCGATTGGCAGCAGGTGCCGGACTACGAGCACATCGGTTTCCCCGTGGTCGAGGTCAGCGCCGACGGCCAGTTCATTGTCAGCAAACCCGAAGGCTCCGGTGGTTTGGTCACGCCCTTGAGCGTGGGCGAACAATTGCTCTACGAAATCGGTAATCCACGGGCCTACCTGCTGCCGGACGTAATCTGTGATTTCAGCCAGGTCAAACTCCAGCAGCAGGGCCCGAACCGGGTCCAGGTCCACGGCGCCAAAGGCTTGCCGGCACCGGCGCAGTACAAGGTCAGCGCCACCTACCCGGATGGTTTCCGTTGCACCGCCAGTTGCTTGATTGCCGGGATCGACGCCGTGGCAAAGGCGCGCCGGGTGAGCGAGGCGATCATCAACAAGACCGGGCAAATGTTCAGTCAGCGCGGTTGGGCACCCTATAGCGAAGTGCACATCGAACTGCTCGGCAGCGAGGCCACCTATGGCCCCCACGGGCAACGCCAGGACAGCCGCGAAGTGGTGATCAAGCTCGCGGTACGGCATCCGAACAAACAGGCACTGATCCTGTTCTCCCGGGAAATCGCCCAGGCAGCCACCGGCATGGCGCCGGGCCTGACCGGCATTGTCGGCGGCCGTCCTACGGTCTACCCGCTGATCCGCCTGTTCTCGTTCCTTATCGACAAAAACGCCTGCACCCTGCAGATCGACCTGCAAGGTCAGCGCCACCCTTGCACCCTGCCGGCCCTCGATCACCTCGACAGCGCTGACCTGCCCTTGCCCTTTATTGCCCCCAAACCCCAAGGCCGTGCCGATGCCAGCGTGGCACTGGTGAAACTGGCGGTCGCGCGCTCCGGTGACAAGGGCAATCACAGCAACATCGGGGTCATGGCCCGCGCCCCCGAATACCTGCCGTGGATCGCCGAAGCACTGACTCCCGAGGTGGTCGTGGACTGGATGAGCCACGTGCTCGACCCGCTCCTGGGGCGCGTCGAGCGCTGGTACCTGCCAGGCAGCCACAGCCTCAATTTCCTCCTGGAAAATGCCCTTGGCGGTGGTGGCGTGGCCAGCCTGCGGATCGATCCACAAGGCAAGGCATTCGCCCAGCAACTGCTGGAAATCCAGATTCCGGTGCCGCAAAGCATCGCTGACCAAGTCAACTAG
- a CDS encoding acetyl-CoA carboxylase biotin carboxylase subunit: MPTLRKILIANRGEIACRIQRTAQALGYRTVAVFSDADADALHVQLADEAVHIGPAAVAQSYLNAQAILDAARRSGADAIHPGYGFLSENAPFAQACADAGLTFIGPSPEAIELMGSKRLSKIAMLAAGVPCIAGYQGAEQDDQTLAREAERIGYPLMIKASAGGGGRGMRLVHEADQLVAQLRTARSEALNAFGSAELILEQALIAPRHVEIQLFGDQHGHLIYLGERDCSIQRRHQKVIEEAPCPMMTPQLRQAMGEAALKAARAVNYVGAGTVEFLLDSRGHFYFLEMNTRLQVEHPVTELITGLDLVAWQLQVAAGKPLPLRQEQVELKGHAMEVRLYAEDPAQAFMPQTGRIHHWLPALQEGVRIDHGLLEGQQVSPFYDPMLGKIIAYGATREEARRKLLRAVEDTVLLGVQTNQRLLAALLDHPQFIDGAFSTDFIPEHFSAHPSLHPHTPNAEELAIAAALFYQQSAQVHGAGLTGWRNNASAPLQLQIGLLGARWPAQITVLAEGQLRIEVAAQTLHLKLLEISPHSAYLELDGIRRRCAYALVHDQLWLGTRPGALVLQDQTLAPVRGQAAASCGTLKAPMDGAIVDVLVSEGAQVSKGQLLLVLEAMKMEHPLKAGIDGVIKRLQVSRGDQVKNRQILLEVE; this comes from the coding sequence ATGCCGACCCTGCGCAAAATTCTCATCGCCAACCGCGGTGAAATTGCCTGCCGCATCCAGCGCACCGCCCAGGCCCTGGGCTATCGCACCGTGGCCGTCTTCAGCGATGCCGACGCCGACGCCCTGCATGTGCAACTGGCCGACGAAGCCGTGCACATCGGCCCTGCTGCGGTGGCCCAGTCCTACCTCAATGCCCAGGCGATCCTCGACGCAGCACGGCGCAGCGGGGCCGACGCGATCCATCCCGGCTACGGTTTCCTCTCGGAAAACGCGCCGTTCGCCCAAGCCTGCGCCGACGCCGGGCTGACCTTTATCGGCCCAAGCCCCGAGGCCATCGAACTGATGGGCAGCAAACGCCTGTCGAAGATCGCCATGCTCGCTGCGGGCGTGCCGTGCATCGCCGGCTACCAGGGCGCAGAGCAGGACGATCAGACCCTGGCGCGCGAAGCCGAGCGCATCGGCTATCCCTTGATGATCAAGGCCAGCGCCGGTGGTGGTGGACGCGGCATGCGCCTGGTGCACGAGGCCGACCAGCTAGTGGCGCAACTGCGCACCGCGCGCTCCGAAGCCCTGAATGCCTTTGGCAGTGCCGAGCTGATTCTGGAGCAGGCGCTGATCGCTCCGCGCCACGTTGAAATCCAGTTGTTCGGCGATCAACACGGCCACCTGATCTATCTCGGCGAGCGTGACTGCTCCATCCAGCGCCGCCATCAGAAAGTCATCGAAGAGGCGCCTTGCCCGATGATGACCCCACAGCTGCGCCAGGCCATGGGCGAAGCCGCATTGAAGGCGGCGCGCGCGGTCAATTATGTCGGTGCCGGCACCGTGGAGTTCTTGCTCGATAGCCGGGGGCACTTTTACTTCCTCGAAATGAACACCCGGTTGCAGGTCGAGCATCCGGTCACCGAACTGATCACCGGCCTCGACCTGGTGGCCTGGCAACTGCAGGTCGCCGCCGGAAAGCCCCTGCCATTGCGCCAGGAACAGGTCGAACTCAAGGGCCACGCCATGGAGGTGCGCCTGTATGCCGAAGACCCGGCGCAGGCGTTCATGCCACAGACCGGGCGTATCCACCACTGGTTGCCGGCGCTGCAAGAAGGGGTGCGCATTGACCATGGCCTGCTCGAAGGGCAGCAGGTCAGCCCGTTCTACGACCCCATGCTGGGAAAAATCATCGCTTACGGCGCTACTCGCGAAGAGGCCCGGCGCAAACTGTTGCGGGCAGTCGAAGACACGGTCCTGCTGGGGGTGCAGACCAATCAGCGCTTGCTCGCCGCCCTGCTGGACCATCCGCAGTTCATCGATGGCGCGTTCAGTACCGACTTTATCCCCGAGCATTTCAGCGCTCACCCAAGCCTGCACCCCCACACCCCCAACGCCGAAGAACTGGCAATCGCCGCGGCCTTGTTCTACCAGCAGTCCGCCCAGGTGCACGGCGCAGGGCTCACGGGCTGGCGCAACAATGCCAGTGCCCCGCTGCAACTGCAGATCGGCCTGCTGGGTGCCCGTTGGCCTGCGCAGATAACGGTGCTGGCCGAAGGTCAGTTGCGCATTGAGGTGGCCGCGCAAACACTGCACCTGAAGTTGCTGGAGATCAGCCCGCACTCAGCCTATCTGGAGCTCGATGGTATCCGCCGGCGTTGTGCCTATGCCTTGGTCCACGACCAGCTCTGGCTGGGCACCCGCCCTGGCGCCCTGGTGCTGCAAGACCAGACGCTGGCACCGGTGCGTGGCCAGGCCGCCGCCAGTTGTGGGACCCTGAAAGCGCCGATGGACGGGGCGATCGTCGATGTGTTGGTCAGCGAAGGCGCACAGGTCAGCAAGGGCCAATTGCTCCTGGTACTGGAGGCAATGAAGATGGAACACCCGCTCAAAGCCGGCATCGACGGCGTGATCAAACGCTTGCAGGTCAGCCGGGGCGACCAGGTGAAAAATCGTCAGATTCTGTTGGAGGTTGAATAA
- a CDS encoding exonuclease domain-containing protein, with product MPHWLVIDLEATTDDGGWPIEEMEIIEIGATLVNRQGRELDHFQRFVRPLRRPLLTPFCRELTHITQANIDAAQPLADVWLQFERWLGQHHSRLEGWASWGDYDRKQLLQEWQRLQLDSALSRVPHMNLKQRFAKARRLERPLGLNAALQLAGLQFSGQQHRALEDARNTARLLPLTLPATP from the coding sequence ATGCCTCATTGGCTGGTAATTGATCTTGAAGCGACAACTGATGATGGCGGCTGGCCTATCGAAGAGATGGAAATCATTGAAATCGGTGCCACCCTGGTCAACCGCCAGGGCCGCGAGCTGGATCACTTCCAGCGCTTCGTCCGGCCGTTGCGACGGCCCTTGTTGACCCCCTTTTGTCGGGAACTGACCCATATCACCCAGGCCAACATCGACGCGGCCCAACCGCTGGCAGACGTCTGGCTGCAGTTCGAACGCTGGCTCGGCCAGCATCACAGCCGCCTGGAGGGCTGGGCCAGTTGGGGCGACTACGATCGCAAACAATTACTCCAGGAATGGCAGCGCCTGCAACTCGACAGCGCCCTGAGCCGGGTGCCGCACATGAATCTCAAGCAGCGCTTTGCCAAGGCCCGCCGACTGGAGCGGCCACTGGGCCTCAATGCGGCCCTGCAACTGGCCGGCCTGCAGTTCAGCGGGCAACAGCATCGGGCGCTCGAGGATGCGCGCAATACCGCACGTTTATTACCGTTGACCCTGCCCGCCACTCCATGA
- a CDS encoding enoyl-CoA hydratase/isomerase family protein, whose amino-acid sequence MSTLPNCQTLLLELHSGVLHITLNRADCRNAMSLQMVAELRAVLAAVRDDRQVRALVLGGAGGHFCAGGDLKDMANARAQGADAYRELNRAFGALLEEAQHAPQVLICVLQGAVLGGGLGLACVSDIALADHKAQFGLPETSLGLLPAQIAPFVVRRIGLTQARRLALTAARFDGHEARRLGLVHFVEQDAQALAERLDAVLEHVLCCAPEANAATKALLLASTEQPLGPLLDQAAEWFSAAVTGAEGVEGTLAFVQKRKPGWAP is encoded by the coding sequence ATGAGCACCCTGCCCAATTGCCAGACCCTCTTGCTGGAACTGCACAGTGGCGTGCTGCACATCACCCTGAACCGCGCCGATTGCCGCAACGCCATGAGCCTGCAGATGGTGGCAGAGTTGCGTGCGGTGCTGGCGGCGGTCCGCGATGACCGGCAGGTACGCGCACTGGTCTTGGGCGGTGCCGGCGGGCATTTCTGTGCCGGCGGCGACTTGAAAGACATGGCCAACGCCCGAGCGCAGGGCGCAGACGCTTACCGTGAACTGAACCGGGCCTTCGGCGCGTTGCTGGAAGAAGCCCAGCACGCGCCCCAAGTGCTGATCTGTGTGTTGCAGGGCGCGGTACTCGGCGGCGGCCTGGGCCTGGCCTGTGTCAGCGACATTGCCCTGGCCGACCACAAGGCACAATTCGGTCTGCCGGAAACCAGCCTGGGGCTGCTACCGGCGCAGATCGCGCCCTTTGTGGTCCGGCGCATCGGCCTGACTCAGGCCCGGCGCCTGGCCCTGACGGCGGCGCGTTTTGACGGGCACGAGGCACGGCGCCTGGGCCTGGTGCATTTTGTCGAGCAGGATGCGCAAGCCTTGGCCGAACGCCTGGACGCGGTACTCGAGCACGTCCTGTGCTGCGCGCCAGAGGCCAATGCCGCGACCAAGGCCCTGCTGCTGGCCAGCACCGAACAACCGTTGGGGCCATTGCTCGACCAGGCCGCCGAGTGGTTCAGCGCTGCAGTGACAGGCGCAGAAGGCGTCGAGGGCACCCTGGCGTTTGTCCAGAAACGCAAACCAGGTTGGGCGCCCTGA
- the ppnP gene encoding pyrimidine/purine nucleoside phosphorylase, translated as MFKVNEYFDGTVKSIAFGTAEGPATIGVMAAGEYEFGTSQREIMHVVSGALTVKLPDSDDWQTFAAGSQFNVPANSKFQLKVAVDSAYLCEYRG; from the coding sequence ATGTTCAAAGTCAACGAGTACTTCGACGGCACCGTCAAGTCGATTGCTTTCGGCACTGCCGAAGGTCCGGCCACCATCGGCGTCATGGCAGCGGGCGAATACGAGTTTGGTACTAGCCAGCGCGAAATCATGCACGTGGTCTCCGGCGCCCTGACCGTCAAACTGCCGGACAGCGACGATTGGCAAACCTTCGCCGCCGGCAGCCAGTTCAATGTTCCGGCCAACAGCAAGTTCCAACTCAAAGTGGCGGTCGACAGCGCCTACCTGTGCGAATACCGCGGCTAA
- a CDS encoding TetR/AcrR family transcriptional regulator has protein sequence MDEQKALLVMRELVDNGQLTDPDSARGKLLQMAAHLFRNKGYERTTVRDLASAVGIQSGSIFHHFKSKDEILRAVMEETIRYNTALMRAALAQSTSVRERVLALIRCELQSIMGGSGEAMAVLVYEWRSLSEGGQAQVLALRDIYEQIWLQVLGEAKDAGLIRGDLFITRRFLTGALSWTTTWFRPDGSMNLDQLADEALILVLTQA, from the coding sequence GTGGACGAGCAAAAAGCTCTGCTGGTAATGCGCGAGTTGGTCGACAACGGGCAACTGACCGATCCGGACAGCGCTCGCGGCAAACTGCTGCAGATGGCGGCCCACCTGTTTCGCAACAAGGGCTATGAACGCACCACGGTGCGCGACCTGGCCAGTGCGGTAGGGATTCAGTCCGGCAGCATTTTTCATCACTTCAAGAGCAAGGACGAAATCCTGCGCGCGGTGATGGAGGAAACCATTCGCTACAACACCGCGTTGATGCGCGCCGCCCTGGCGCAATCAACCAGCGTGCGCGAGCGAGTCCTGGCGCTGATCCGCTGCGAGTTGCAGTCGATCATGGGCGGCAGCGGCGAGGCGATGGCGGTGCTGGTCTACGAATGGCGCTCGTTGTCCGAAGGCGGGCAGGCCCAGGTGCTGGCGCTGCGCGACATTTACGAGCAGATCTGGCTGCAGGTACTGGGAGAAGCCAAGGACGCGGGGCTGATTCGCGGGGATCTGTTCATCACCCGTCGTTTCCTCACCGGTGCATTGTCCTGGACCACCACCTGGTTTCGCCCCGATGGCAGCATGAACCTCGATCAGTTGGCCGATGAGGCGTTGATTCTGGTGCTGACGCAAGCATGA
- a CDS encoding substrate-binding periplasmic protein: protein MYSPVRMASRMLLMALGALSVAPSSAAQLVRIGAAHFPPYTIRPETGADTGLLAQLIVALNQLQSDYQFVQVPTSIPRRFGDFKQGRIDVAIFENPQWGWKDVPHTAVDMGLEDAEVFVSQLLPERAQSYFSDLQDKRLALFNGYHYAFADFNSDTRYLASRYNVTLTYSHDSNLLMVLRGRADIALVTRSFLSDYVLCNEQVASHLLVSERVDQVYHHYALIRPQAPLSGEAFGKMLQGLRDNGQMLKIFQPYKIALVAVPQG, encoded by the coding sequence ATGTATTCGCCAGTTCGGATGGCTTCGCGGATGTTGTTGATGGCGCTAGGTGCGCTGTCGGTAGCGCCGAGTTCGGCCGCACAACTGGTGCGCATCGGCGCGGCGCATTTCCCGCCTTACACCATTCGCCCGGAAACCGGCGCCGATACCGGTCTTCTCGCGCAATTGATCGTCGCCCTCAACCAGTTGCAGAGCGACTATCAATTTGTCCAGGTGCCCACCTCCATTCCGCGCCGCTTCGGTGATTTCAAGCAGGGCCGGATCGACGTGGCTATCTTCGAGAATCCCCAGTGGGGCTGGAAGGATGTCCCGCACACCGCCGTCGACATGGGCCTGGAGGATGCGGAGGTGTTCGTCTCGCAACTGCTCCCTGAGCGCGCGCAAAGCTATTTTTCCGACCTGCAGGACAAACGCCTCGCGCTGTTCAATGGCTATCACTATGCCTTTGCCGACTTCAATTCCGACACTCGCTATCTCGCCAGCCGCTACAACGTGACGCTGACGTATTCCCACGACAGCAACCTGCTGATGGTGCTGCGCGGTCGTGCCGACATCGCCCTGGTTACCCGCTCGTTCTTGAGTGACTACGTGTTGTGCAACGAACAGGTCGCCTCCCACTTGCTGGTGTCCGAGCGGGTTGATCAGGTCTATCACCATTACGCCCTGATCCGTCCGCAGGCACCGCTCAGTGGCGAAGCGTTCGGCAAGATGTTGCAGGGCCTGCGGGATAACGGCCAGATGCTGAAGATTTTCCAGCCTTACAAGATTGCGCTCGTCGCTGTGCCCCAGGGCTGA
- the atuC gene encoding geranyl-CoA carboxylase subunit beta, producing the protein MPMIESQLDPHSPQFAQNREAMLASIEQVRQLERNLLAKAAEAKAKFDRRGQLLPRERLNLLLDPGAPFLELASLAGYKLHDDKDGSQAGGGLIAGIGYVSGVRVLVVANNSAIKGGTISPSGLKKSLRLQQIAMENKLPVITLAESGGANLNYAAEIFVEGARSFANQARMSAMGLPQITVVHGSATAGGAYQPGLSDYVVVVRGKAKLFLAGPPLLKAATGEIATDEALGGAEMHAQTAGTAEYLAENDADGLRLVREIVSLLPWNARLPLPARTDFDEPLYPIEDLLGLIPTDPKKPYDVREIIARIADGSRFLEFKGEFDQQTLCGHLKIQGRPCGFIGNNGPITPQGASKAAQFIQLCDQSQTPLLFFHNTTGFMVGTESEQQGVIKHGSKLIQAVANARVPKLTLVVGGSYGAGNYAMCGRGLDPRFIFAWPNSRTAVMGGAQAGKVLRIVTEARQLKDGLVPDPKMLDMLEQVTAQKLDSQSTALYASANLWDDGLIDPRDSRTLLGYLLDICQEAEVRQLQPNSFGVARF; encoded by the coding sequence ATGCCAATGATCGAATCCCAACTCGACCCCCACAGCCCGCAGTTCGCGCAGAACCGCGAGGCGATGCTGGCCAGCATCGAGCAGGTCCGCCAACTGGAACGTAATCTGCTGGCCAAGGCCGCCGAGGCCAAGGCGAAATTCGACCGGCGCGGACAACTGCTGCCGCGTGAACGCTTGAATCTGCTACTGGACCCCGGCGCGCCGTTTCTCGAACTGGCGAGCCTGGCCGGCTATAAATTGCACGACGACAAAGACGGTAGCCAGGCAGGCGGCGGCTTGATCGCCGGGATTGGTTATGTGTCGGGGGTGCGGGTACTGGTGGTGGCCAACAACAGCGCGATCAAGGGCGGGACCATTTCCCCCAGCGGCCTGAAAAAATCCCTGCGCCTGCAGCAGATCGCCATGGAAAACAAACTGCCGGTGATCACCCTCGCCGAAAGCGGCGGCGCCAACCTCAACTACGCCGCAGAGATTTTTGTCGAAGGCGCGCGCAGCTTTGCCAACCAGGCGCGGATGTCGGCCATGGGGCTGCCACAGATTACCGTGGTGCACGGCTCGGCCACCGCCGGTGGCGCCTATCAGCCCGGGCTTTCGGACTACGTGGTGGTGGTGCGCGGCAAAGCCAAGCTGTTTCTCGCCGGCCCTCCGCTGCTCAAGGCTGCCACCGGGGAAATCGCCACCGATGAAGCCCTGGGCGGCGCCGAAATGCACGCGCAGACCGCCGGCACCGCCGAGTACCTGGCCGAGAACGATGCTGACGGGCTGCGTCTGGTGCGCGAGATCGTCAGCCTGTTGCCGTGGAATGCCCGCCTGCCACTGCCCGCCCGCACCGACTTCGATGAGCCGCTGTACCCCATCGAAGATCTGCTGGGGCTGATTCCCACCGATCCGAAAAAACCCTACGACGTGCGCGAAATCATCGCGCGTATCGCCGACGGTTCGCGCTTCCTCGAGTTCAAGGGCGAGTTCGACCAGCAGACCCTGTGTGGTCATCTGAAAATCCAGGGCCGGCCCTGTGGTTTCATCGGCAACAACGGCCCGATCACCCCGCAAGGCGCGAGCAAGGCGGCGCAGTTCATCCAGCTGTGTGACCAGAGCCAGACTCCGCTGCTGTTTTTCCACAACACCACCGGCTTCATGGTCGGCACCGAGTCAGAACAGCAAGGGGTGATCAAGCATGGCTCCAAGCTGATTCAGGCCGTGGCCAATGCCCGGGTGCCGAAGCTGACGCTGGTGGTCGGCGGCTCCTACGGTGCCGGCAACTACGCGATGTGCGGCCGGGGACTCGATCCGCGCTTCATCTTCGCCTGGCCCAACAGCCGCACTGCGGTAATGGGCGGCGCCCAGGCCGGCAAGGTGCTGCGTATTGTCACCGAGGCCAGGCAGCTCAAGGATGGCCTGGTCCCGGACCCGAAGATGCTCGACATGCTGGAGCAGGTCACCGCACAGAAACTCGACAGCCAGTCCACCGCCCTCTACGCCAGTGCCAACCTGTGGGATGACGGGCTGATCGATCCACGGGACAGCCGCACGTTGCTGGGCTACCTGCTGGATATTTGCCAGGAGGCCGAGGTTCGTCAGCTGCAACCCAACAGTTTTGGTGTCGCCCGGTTCTAG